In the genome of Salinirussus salinus, one region contains:
- a CDS encoding NAD(P)/FAD-dependent oxidoreductase, which produces MLLTVTFEEARKHESLDVAIVGAGAAGVGLGAVLADLGLDSYAILERGEVGASFQQWPEEMRLITPSFPSNSFGCRDLNAVTTDTSPAFALDREHPTGGEYAEYLQGVVEFHDLPVRTGVKVESVQRHDDGFILHTSTGVIQSRFVIWAAGQFGQPNDDAFPGASHCVHNSRVESWSAFASECVEDPIVIVGGYESGIDAALALADLGHEVLVVDEDGPWQFRGPDPSEVLSPYTSQRLREALEHDAPIALEDGIRVERVDVEEGTFDVIVTDGASFRTRNRPVLATGFESGLGLVDEHFEFENGQPRLTDQDESTISPGLFLAGPQVTHNGQQFCFIYKFRQRFAVVADEIASRLDVDRTPLDEYREKSMFLEDLSCCEPDMCDC; this is translated from the coding sequence ATGTTGTTAACAGTGACATTCGAAGAAGCCCGTAAACACGAGTCGCTCGACGTAGCGATTGTCGGGGCAGGTGCCGCAGGCGTCGGTCTTGGGGCCGTCCTCGCGGATCTGGGTCTCGACTCCTACGCCATCCTCGAGCGAGGCGAAGTCGGGGCGTCGTTCCAACAGTGGCCAGAAGAAATGCGCCTCATCACGCCATCGTTTCCCAGCAACAGCTTCGGCTGCCGCGACCTCAACGCTGTCACCACTGACACCTCACCCGCATTTGCACTCGACCGTGAACACCCGACCGGCGGAGAGTACGCCGAATATCTCCAGGGAGTCGTCGAGTTTCACGACTTACCCGTCCGGACCGGTGTCAAGGTGGAATCGGTACAACGACACGACGACGGATTCATACTCCACACGTCTACTGGCGTCATCCAGAGCAGGTTCGTCATCTGGGCGGCCGGACAGTTCGGGCAACCAAACGACGATGCGTTCCCCGGTGCGAGCCACTGCGTCCACAACTCCCGAGTGGAGTCCTGGAGCGCGTTCGCCAGCGAGTGTGTCGAGGACCCCATCGTCATCGTCGGCGGGTACGAGAGCGGTATCGACGCGGCACTCGCACTCGCCGACCTGGGTCACGAAGTGCTCGTCGTCGACGAGGACGGGCCGTGGCAGTTCCGGGGACCAGATCCGAGCGAAGTACTCTCTCCGTATACCAGCCAGCGGCTGCGGGAAGCCCTCGAACACGACGCACCGATCGCTCTCGAAGACGGAATCCGAGTCGAGCGCGTCGACGTCGAGGAGGGGACGTTCGACGTAATCGTGACCGACGGCGCGTCGTTTAGGACACGGAATCGGCCAGTGCTCGCGACTGGATTCGAGAGCGGACTCGGCCTCGTCGACGAACACTTCGAGTTCGAGAATGGCCAGCCCCGGCTGACCGACCAAGACGAGTCGACCATCAGTCCTGGCCTGTTTCTCGCCGGTCCACAGGTCACGCACAACGGCCAGCAGTTCTGCTTCATCTACAAGTTCAGGCAGCGCTTCGCTGTCGTGGCTGACGAAATCGCCTCCAGACTCGACGTCGACCGCACTCCCCTCGACGAGTACCGTGAGAAGAGCATGTTTCTCGAGGATTTGTCCTGCTGCGAACCCGATATGTGCGACTGCTAA
- a CDS encoding IS630 family transposase (programmed frameshift) gives MDHLDEISVEELQDALDKVEGNKPTQRLLAAIAYKNGVTQTELAEWHDTGRRTIYSWLMRLDTDEPLEQAVSDAHRSGRKRKLSESQQEEFEQAVHEPPEEVEIDAPAWTPALVQEFLEESYGVEYSYPSCRRLLKEAGLSYQKPRRTAAEAEESDKAEFHDEIKKKRAEMDAKVVCIDQTKKSVQVEPRAAWFPRGARPTVELSGQRDWTCLLGAVTENGDCFFSRFTEYVTADHAKHFILALCEEFEEDLIVVLDGAPYFQASAVTDLAARDDLAFVTLPAYSPELNPVEECWRQLQNALSNRFFDSLEQLTTAIDTSLDQLSLPKVSNYF, from the exons ATGGACCATCTCGACGAGATCTCCGTCGAAGAACTCCAAGACGCCCTCGACAAGGTTGAGGGAAACAAGCCGACACAACGGTTGTTAGCGGCGATCGCGTACAAGAACGGCGTGACGCAGACCGAACTCGCAGAGTGGCACGACACCGGTCGAAGAACGATCTACAGCTGGCTGATGCGACTTGATACGGACGAACCGCTTGAGCAAGCCGTCTCTGATGCTCATCGATCCGGGAGAAAACGAAAGCTTTCAGAATCACAGCAAGAAGAGTTCGAACAGGCCGTTCACGAACCACCCGAAGAAGTCGAGATCGACGCGCCGGCGTGGACGCCGGCGCTCGTTCAGGAGTTTCTCGAAGAATCCTACGGCGTCGAGTACTCCTATCCGAGTTGTCGGCGGTTGCTGAAAGAAGCTGGATTGAGTTATCAAAAACCGCGTCGTACAGCCGCCGAAGCCGAGGAATCCGACAAAGCGGAGTTCCACGACGAGATCA AAAAAAAGCGAGCGGAGATGGACGCCAAAGTAGTCTGCATCGACCAAACCAAGAAATCGGTGCAGGTCGAGCCGCGTGCCGCGTGGTTTCCGCGCGGCGCGCGGCCGACCGTCGAACTGTCAGGCCAACGAGACTGGACGTGTCTACTTGGCGCAGTCACCGAAAACGGTGACTGCTTTTTCTCCCGATTTACCGAATACGTCACCGCCGATCACGCAAAACATTTCATTCTCGCATTATGCGAAGAATTCGAAGAAGACTTGATCGTCGTGCTGGACGGAGCGCCGTACTTCCAGGCGTCGGCCGTCACGGACCTGGCGGCCCGTGACGACCTCGCCTTCGTCACGTTGCCAGCGTATTCGCCGGAACTCAACCCTGTCGAAGAGTGCTGGCGACAACTCCAAAACGCCCTCAGCAACCGGTTCTTCGACTCGCTTGAGCAACTGACCACCGCGATCGATACTTCTCTCGATCAACTTTCGCTTCCAAAAGTGAGCAATTATTTCTAA
- a CDS encoding ATP-binding protein, whose amino-acid sequence MVEPVSIGASILASSTANYVYSKGKQMHFLNEAVENAASQVAENHEGLDSDVFIHIFQKDEVIELVEEFDDGNNLITPEDIASSFEDDLLGEEVEAPPEELILEFLNKLEIEISQDQEIGNKLRTIYLQRIHQYSEDLDEGQEEILRGIQEIEARIPTDKGYDIFQPIHQRFEKELDGEDPANRYDLPLFGREEELDKVRDFAEADEDVLILAGRAGIGKTRLAVEGSLLLETEHPNWQVYWTDIDAGNIDDGLEDLDLEERNTILFVDDARNTGQIRRLFDLVDQHQPRLKLIFAERSHFTSTLQSHGNRLRGVETDIVELPRLDTDDVHQVLQEYYGITDPSTLERITAISEGIPLYAHLLAEQRSRGEQADSMAQDEVLEEVFEDVLKDIQRLDTVGDSQDLETYVKYLAAVGELDTNNDEQIQRFRDVLNIDSTTEENLRETLTEHIGMVTERGGTLTIQPDALQEYIVYDSFFSDSPRDYKDKIYENFSEFTGKNQINQLAVIHRRYDCRDARRTIREALDSELEQLSEYGFAERVKLLRRFKVLGSVYPHHAIELFKKSFREELPEDQEDEPLIRSSMYTASPAGDFIIESIDLLSNALQGEPEEAAVWLLRIAVDYPSQSQLRTESVEQKLKQAMRPGLRRSPAAQQKILKVIGENFLNEEIEKELRLDLLDIIGETSKIEIHDFSVDPVDHSKMRSWQGDLRMTEPRIELRKQAVEHLIEIIWEDPHPELRRKAAKKLVSFENSQARHHGKHQEVISNDELVRILEFASEYVSQDQDLQCIDTLSKLADRENAKELGIESEVQELEEALAENERFRLLQNMRYNPPTKMEEREAEIRSFAEDLDEEELEPSDFSNIVSELTNTSFHQFFRVLADERPEYGEKLLEADAQGLDSCKPQILVGICSTDPEKGKELVEQYTEEERFNLISAGLSALATQDLDFAKENVNELLEDRSEIPPELVSGLSQVVHGYWEDHQEWTENVLLTLLQGAESLEPRSIKAVLQPLPLHKDDSQEVGEDILKEVLDYAEDRENFANEPHGLKLAIEEVAERDPEQFVDFCLQRLENGHTGTSILPAHIDVDTERMTQAEGYSNAVDEVASRILDADYYNPIGFSALTRCFPTADLAERLTQEIPDCSEDELMHIIWYVRQYPVTEDIEEIYLIIITEGVDDINSSETVKNEILTGLSSDPLTTPSMGVDMKEDELEMVRNWQRDSSLSSSIHRFAEEAEDYLLKDVEQRENRFKDF is encoded by the coding sequence ATGGTTGAACCAGTCTCTATCGGAGCAAGTATCCTCGCTTCCTCCACGGCGAACTATGTCTACAGTAAAGGAAAACAGATGCACTTCCTGAACGAAGCGGTCGAGAACGCGGCATCTCAGGTAGCCGAGAACCACGAGGGACTGGACTCCGACGTTTTCATACATATTTTCCAGAAAGACGAGGTTATCGAGCTTGTAGAAGAGTTCGACGACGGAAACAATTTGATCACGCCTGAAGACATCGCCAGTTCATTCGAAGACGATCTGCTTGGTGAAGAAGTAGAAGCACCTCCAGAAGAACTAATTCTAGAGTTTCTGAATAAGTTGGAGATTGAAATTAGCCAGGATCAGGAGATAGGTAACAAGCTACGCACGATTTATTTACAGCGGATCCACCAGTACTCCGAGGATCTGGACGAAGGCCAGGAAGAGATCCTGCGTGGGATCCAAGAGATCGAGGCAAGGATTCCAACAGACAAAGGGTACGATATTTTTCAACCGATCCACCAGAGATTTGAGAAGGAACTCGATGGTGAGGACCCCGCCAACCGATATGATCTCCCCCTCTTCGGACGTGAAGAGGAACTGGACAAAGTCCGAGACTTTGCAGAAGCCGATGAAGACGTACTCATACTCGCTGGACGTGCTGGAATCGGGAAGACACGTCTCGCGGTCGAAGGTAGTCTACTTTTAGAAACTGAACACCCGAACTGGCAAGTTTACTGGACAGATATCGACGCCGGAAACATCGACGATGGTCTTGAAGACCTCGACCTGGAGGAACGAAATACAATTCTTTTCGTTGACGATGCGCGAAATACGGGTCAGATAAGGCGTTTATTCGACCTGGTGGATCAGCATCAGCCCCGACTCAAACTGATTTTCGCGGAGAGATCACACTTCACCTCTACATTACAAAGCCACGGAAACCGGCTAAGAGGTGTTGAAACAGACATAGTCGAGCTCCCTAGGCTAGATACTGACGACGTACATCAAGTCTTGCAGGAGTACTATGGAATCACTGATCCATCTACGCTTGAGCGGATTACAGCGATCAGTGAAGGCATCCCTCTCTACGCACATCTCCTCGCTGAACAACGCTCTAGAGGAGAACAAGCCGACTCTATGGCGCAGGATGAAGTGTTAGAGGAGGTATTCGAGGACGTCCTCAAAGATATCCAGCGACTGGATACCGTTGGAGACTCGCAAGACCTGGAAACCTACGTAAAATACCTTGCAGCAGTTGGAGAACTCGATACTAACAACGATGAGCAGATACAGCGATTCCGAGATGTACTAAACATCGACAGTACAACGGAGGAAAACCTTCGAGAAACGCTGACTGAGCACATCGGAATGGTTACCGAACGCGGTGGAACCCTTACCATCCAACCGGATGCGCTACAAGAATACATAGTCTATGACAGTTTCTTCTCGGATTCTCCACGAGACTATAAAGACAAAATCTACGAGAATTTCAGCGAGTTCACAGGGAAGAACCAGATCAACCAGTTAGCTGTAATCCATCGACGATACGACTGTAGGGACGCTCGGAGAACCATTCGAGAGGCCTTGGATTCAGAATTAGAGCAGCTAAGTGAATATGGCTTCGCAGAAAGGGTGAAACTCCTTCGCAGATTCAAGGTTCTGGGCTCAGTGTATCCACACCACGCTATCGAACTATTCAAAAAATCGTTCCGGGAAGAACTGCCGGAGGACCAGGAAGACGAACCGTTAATTAGGAGTTCGATGTACACGGCATCCCCAGCCGGAGACTTCATAATCGAATCTATCGACCTACTTTCCAACGCTCTACAGGGGGAACCGGAAGAGGCGGCAGTCTGGTTGCTCCGGATCGCAGTAGACTATCCATCACAGTCACAGCTTCGAACCGAAAGCGTAGAACAGAAGCTCAAGCAGGCGATGCGACCCGGTCTCCGTAGATCACCTGCCGCACAGCAAAAGATCTTGAAAGTGATCGGGGAAAACTTTCTCAACGAAGAAATCGAGAAAGAGCTCCGGCTTGACCTCCTTGACATCATAGGTGAAACCTCTAAGATAGAGATACACGACTTCTCCGTTGATCCGGTCGATCACTCCAAGATGCGGTCTTGGCAAGGAGACCTACGAATGACGGAACCACGGATTGAGCTACGGAAGCAAGCCGTCGAACATCTTATCGAGATTATCTGGGAAGACCCTCACCCCGAATTAAGGAGAAAGGCTGCGAAGAAACTGGTGAGCTTCGAGAACTCACAGGCCAGACACCACGGCAAACATCAAGAAGTTATCAGCAACGACGAACTAGTCCGGATTCTCGAATTCGCCTCAGAATACGTCTCACAGGACCAAGACTTGCAGTGTATCGATACCCTGAGCAAGTTAGCTGACCGCGAAAACGCAAAAGAACTCGGCATCGAATCCGAAGTCCAAGAACTCGAAGAGGCGTTAGCGGAGAACGAGAGATTCCGGCTACTCCAGAATATGAGGTACAACCCTCCTACGAAGATGGAAGAACGGGAAGCCGAGATCCGTAGTTTCGCGGAAGACCTGGACGAAGAAGAACTCGAACCATCCGACTTCTCAAATATCGTCTCAGAGCTCACGAACACATCCTTCCACCAGTTCTTCAGAGTCCTGGCAGACGAGCGACCTGAATATGGAGAAAAACTTCTCGAAGCCGATGCCCAAGGGCTCGATTCGTGTAAACCACAGATCCTCGTGGGGATCTGCTCCACTGACCCAGAGAAGGGAAAAGAACTTGTAGAACAGTACACCGAAGAAGAGAGGTTCAACCTGATATCCGCAGGACTCAGTGCCTTAGCCACCCAAGACCTGGACTTCGCCAAAGAAAACGTCAACGAACTACTGGAAGATAGATCCGAGATACCTCCAGAACTTGTGTCCGGCCTCAGTCAAGTAGTACACGGATACTGGGAAGACCACCAAGAATGGACAGAAAACGTCCTCCTCACCCTTCTGCAAGGCGCAGAATCACTTGAACCTCGGTCGATCAAAGCCGTACTCCAGCCCCTTCCATTACACAAAGACGATTCACAAGAAGTGGGCGAGGATATTCTAAAAGAGGTACTGGACTACGCAGAAGACAGAGAAAACTTTGCCAATGAACCTCACGGCCTTAAGCTCGCAATCGAAGAAGTCGCTGAACGAGACCCGGAACAGTTCGTCGACTTCTGCCTCCAGCGACTGGAAAACGGGCACACAGGAACCTCGATCCTTCCGGCTCACATAGATGTAGATACCGAAAGGATGACACAGGCCGAGGGGTACAGTAATGCCGTAGATGAAGTCGCCAGCCGTATCCTCGACGCCGACTACTACAACCCAATAGGATTCTCTGCCCTAACCCGTTGCTTCCCTACAGCAGACCTCGCAGAAAGACTCACACAAGAGATACCGGACTGTTCCGAGGACGAGCTGATGCATATCATCTGGTACGTTAGACAGTACCCAGTCACAGAAGACATCGAAGAGATCTACCTCATAATCATCACAGAAGGAGTTGACGACATCAACAGCTCTGAAACCGTCAAAAACGAGATCCTCACCGGGCTCTCCTCAGATCCTCTGACGACACCAAGTATGGGCGTGGATATGAAAGAAGACGAATTGGAGATGGTGAGAAACTGGCAACGAGACTCTTCACTCTCGTCTTCTATCCACAGGTTTGCGGAAGAAGCAGAAGACTACCTACTCAAAGACGTAGAACAACGCGAAAACCGGTTCAAAGACTTCTAG
- a CDS encoding cupin domain-containing protein, which produces MSYRKVNYEDVEQVSDAKHFLSEPLGCRQVGVTFSRCPPGWNSEPHDHVDDEHEEVYVLVSGTAEVRVDQESVPVEEGDAVWIAPEATRQIRNGEDESAFVLISAPEFDSSGSSDDAWNLTGFQG; this is translated from the coding sequence ATGAGCTATCGGAAGGTGAATTACGAGGACGTCGAACAGGTTTCAGATGCGAAACACTTCCTGAGTGAACCGCTCGGCTGTCGACAGGTCGGCGTAACCTTTTCCCGATGTCCACCAGGGTGGAACAGCGAACCACACGACCACGTCGATGACGAGCACGAGGAAGTCTACGTGTTGGTCAGTGGGACTGCCGAAGTTCGAGTTGATCAAGAATCGGTTCCTGTTGAAGAAGGAGATGCTGTCTGGATTGCGCCCGAGGCAACGAGGCAGATCAGGAACGGTGAGGACGAAAGTGCCTTCGTCCTGATTAGCGCCCCCGAATTCGATTCCTCCGGGAGTTCAGATGATGCTTGGAACCTCACTGGATTCCAGGGATAG
- a CDS encoding Cdc6/Cdc18 family protein has protein sequence MFQESTSSGGILRSETYLTTNYEPDEPVGRETEINRIADAVRPLTRRKTPENLLVYGPAGVGKTTCVKHVFDRLETEAGAESVYINAWQYNSRSSLLTELLIQLGYPAPRKGKPVDELLSKLREWLDKNRGVAVAIDEFDQLEEKTEIIYDLQMLNQEAENSLGLVMVSNRPPSKVHLDPRSQSRLNCQTLQFNSYNAPQLEKILSKRVEQAFKPGTVPDDVLEEIAERVAENSGDCREALEKLLRGGREADQDGLSELRLDSSK, from the coding sequence GTGTTCCAAGAATCAACGAGCAGCGGCGGGATTCTACGTTCGGAAACATACCTGACAACGAACTACGAACCGGATGAACCGGTAGGTCGAGAGACCGAGATCAACAGGATTGCTGACGCTGTCCGGCCTTTGACGAGGAGAAAGACTCCGGAGAACCTGTTGGTGTACGGCCCGGCCGGAGTCGGGAAGACGACCTGTGTGAAGCACGTTTTCGACCGGTTAGAGACAGAGGCCGGTGCAGAATCCGTGTACATCAATGCCTGGCAGTACAACTCCCGCTCCTCACTTCTGACCGAGTTACTGATCCAGCTCGGGTATCCTGCGCCTCGGAAAGGCAAACCCGTAGATGAACTACTTTCCAAGCTTCGGGAATGGCTAGACAAAAACCGTGGAGTAGCTGTAGCCATCGACGAGTTCGACCAGCTAGAGGAGAAGACGGAGATCATCTACGACCTGCAAATGCTGAATCAGGAAGCGGAGAACTCGCTTGGCCTCGTGATGGTTTCCAACCGGCCTCCCTCCAAGGTCCACCTGGATCCACGGAGCCAATCACGGTTGAACTGCCAGACACTCCAGTTCAACTCCTACAACGCACCGCAGCTCGAAAAGATACTGTCGAAACGGGTAGAGCAAGCATTCAAGCCCGGAACCGTACCCGACGACGTCCTCGAAGAGATCGCGGAACGGGTGGCAGAGAACAGCGGGGACTGTCGAGAAGCACTGGAGAAACTATTGAGGGGTGGGCGGGAAGCGGATCAAGATGGATTGTCAGAGCTTCGGTTAGATTCGAGTAAATGA
- a CDS encoding DUF7124 domain-containing protein gives MTTDTMTLAFELAALRQVREPQAVVVDARRWAQNVGLVSIDSCAAHAFSAKHLIRRDFQVAPTTSNFRHLSSRVTTERHVLVGEAPDRPDYLPQQHWEYFALADAASAASWELDNEETTSRKQVTSWLARVFRSNG, from the coding sequence ATGACCACCGACACCATGACGCTCGCGTTCGAGCTTGCGGCGCTTCGGCAGGTTCGTGAGCCACAGGCGGTTGTGGTCGATGCACGCCGATGGGCGCAGAACGTCGGTCTCGTCTCGATCGATTCCTGCGCCGCTCACGCCTTTAGTGCCAAGCACCTCATTCGTCGAGACTTCCAAGTAGCGCCGACCACCTCGAACTTCCGGCACCTCTCTAGCCGGGTCACGACCGAGAGACACGTTCTGGTCGGAGAGGCTCCTGACCGTCCAGATTACCTTCCTCAGCAGCACTGGGAGTATTTCGCTCTCGCGGACGCTGCGAGTGCTGCCAGCTGGGAGCTCGACAACGAGGAGACCACGTCACGGAAGCAGGTGACCTCCTGGTTGGCTCGTGTATTCAGGAGTAACGGGTGA
- a CDS encoding 30S ribosomal protein S14, which produces MTRETPQKDSGTEQSNDSRDDDRHVCRMTGREQGLVGKYDIWLCRQSFRELAPKMGFKKYD; this is translated from the coding sequence ATGACACGAGAGACTCCCCAGAAAGACAGTGGAACCGAGCAGTCAAACGATTCGAGAGACGACGACCGACACGTCTGCCGGATGACGGGACGCGAACAGGGCCTCGTCGGTAAGTACGACATCTGGCTCTGCCGGCAATCGTTTCGAGAACTGGCTCCGAAGATGGGGTTCAAAAAATATGACTGA
- a CDS encoding nucleoside recognition domain-containing protein, with product MTDTPGLTGNVPSTDDDGKETVVVVGKESVGKSELVAGLSGTTPTTGNFRGTTVDIERYESEEFVFVDTPGILLGTDTETTRTAISAVEATETVLLVVRATNIDDDLEDLLPLVQGKVGAIAVTFWDKVENPTEARSELNALADDLGVPLAPVDARNVSRVATDGGGTAIDGTDHKQLVNALRDADEFPGRVHRQTGIHLDPPETIIEHPLLGPFVSIVLLLLPAAVAVHFANAVAAELSPRVSSLLEPAVQWANDLPGPLAAVLGGDYGLLSMGPFLFVWAGPTILIFAVFMAVYKKSGLVTRITASLHPYLRRVGLTGRDLVRVVMGFGCNVPAVTSTRGCSDCTRRTTVSAIGFGSACSYQFPATLAVFAAVEMPWLVLPYVGILTVTTLVYARLIAPERARTASLATENRAFLQWPNWQSVWRETRTVVRSFFLKALPVFAGIVLVASLLDYFGVLDVMGEALGPVMGLFNLPGKTALVVVMGSIRKDGLLLLQSDGLSATLSAMSPIQVLTAVYLAGVLLPCLVTAITVAKELSPRYAGRMLLRQAAAAIGFSLLIGWGGAVLF from the coding sequence ATGACTGACACACCGGGCCTCACAGGTAACGTCCCATCGACGGACGACGACGGAAAGGAAACCGTCGTGGTCGTCGGGAAAGAGAGCGTCGGGAAATCGGAACTCGTCGCTGGCCTCTCCGGGACGACGCCGACGACTGGGAACTTCCGCGGAACGACCGTCGATATCGAGCGATACGAGTCCGAGGAGTTCGTCTTCGTCGACACACCTGGTATCCTGCTCGGGACGGACACCGAGACCACCCGAACGGCGATCAGCGCCGTCGAAGCAACCGAGACCGTGTTACTCGTCGTTCGCGCGACGAACATCGACGACGATCTCGAAGATTTGCTGCCGCTGGTGCAGGGAAAGGTCGGTGCCATCGCAGTGACGTTCTGGGACAAAGTGGAGAACCCGACCGAAGCACGCAGTGAACTGAACGCGCTCGCCGACGATCTCGGAGTTCCGCTCGCTCCAGTGGACGCGCGAAACGTCTCCCGCGTCGCAACCGACGGCGGCGGCACTGCAATCGACGGAACCGACCACAAGCAGCTCGTCAACGCGCTCCGCGACGCCGACGAGTTCCCGGGACGGGTTCACCGACAGACAGGGATTCATCTCGACCCGCCGGAGACGATTATCGAACATCCGCTTCTCGGCCCGTTCGTCAGTATCGTCTTGCTCCTGTTGCCAGCCGCGGTCGCAGTTCACTTCGCAAACGCTGTGGCTGCCGAACTCTCTCCCCGAGTGAGTTCCCTCTTGGAACCCGCAGTCCAGTGGGCCAACGATCTTCCAGGACCCCTCGCTGCAGTGTTGGGTGGGGACTACGGCCTGCTCTCGATGGGGCCGTTCCTGTTCGTCTGGGCTGGCCCGACGATTCTCATCTTTGCGGTCTTCATGGCCGTCTACAAGAAGAGCGGGCTCGTCACGCGAATCACGGCGTCACTCCACCCATACCTTCGGCGCGTGGGCCTCACCGGCCGGGATCTCGTTCGAGTGGTCATGGGATTCGGTTGTAACGTCCCGGCGGTCACCAGCACTCGGGGATGTTCGGACTGTACGCGGCGGACGACCGTCTCGGCGATTGGGTTTGGCTCGGCCTGCTCGTACCAGTTCCCAGCGACGCTCGCTGTGTTCGCAGCCGTCGAGATGCCATGGCTCGTTCTCCCGTACGTCGGGATTCTCACGGTTACGACACTCGTCTATGCGCGCCTGATTGCACCCGAGCGTGCTCGAACGGCGTCACTCGCCACCGAGAATCGTGCGTTCCTCCAGTGGCCCAACTGGCAGTCTGTGTGGCGCGAGACCAGAACCGTGGTTCGGAGTTTCTTCCTGAAGGCGCTCCCTGTCTTCGCCGGGATCGTCCTCGTCGCATCACTGCTGGACTACTTTGGAGTCCTGGATGTGATGGGTGAGGCTCTCGGACCAGTGATGGGACTGTTCAACCTCCCCGGTAAGACAGCACTTGTCGTCGTGATGGGGTCGATCCGGAAGGACGGTCTGCTCCTGTTACAGTCGGATGGCCTCAGTGCGACGCTGTCCGCAATGAGCCCCATACAGGTACTGACCGCCGTCTACCTAGCCGGGGTGCTACTTCCGTGCCTGGTGACGGCGATTACGGTCGCGAAGGAGCTCTCCCCGAGGTACGCCGGTCGGATGCTGCTCCGGCAGGCAGCAGCTGCCATCGGTTTCTCGCTACTCATCGGATGGGGTGGTGCCGTCCTCTTCTAA
- a CDS encoding Cdc6/Cdc18 family protein, which yields MPEPLKDPTPLQPNYLPETLYNRQKEQKQLNTLTSENSAPQNLFLHGPRGTGKTHVTHLALEEIDRKCYIPCTQHDTQYKALKQILRGLNEEVNDGHHTSDLQRKLVKKTKAVHTVIILDDIDFLLLNDGDDLLYFLTRMETRNSVDLVLISSNHTGLESQIEERTYSSLQPRRISFEPYTAEEAYQVLVERAQKALVDQSLQKAALTYITSTTQNISVALHWLKHAAETTESVITESHVQQVQEKAYEKYAAHLLNQFTEHHRLLYQAVQELDVEENTIRTGEIYTRYEELCKTYNENTLSKRRLSDYLKQLELLDLIEAEYHYGGSNGKTRDVKLTTL from the coding sequence ATGCCAGAACCACTGAAAGACCCGACACCACTGCAACCAAACTACCTGCCTGAAACCCTATACAACCGACAGAAAGAGCAGAAACAGTTGAACACCTTGACCTCGGAGAACTCTGCCCCACAGAACCTCTTTCTCCACGGCCCCCGCGGCACAGGCAAAACCCACGTCACACACCTTGCACTCGAAGAAATCGACAGGAAATGCTACATTCCCTGCACCCAGCACGACACACAGTACAAGGCACTCAAACAGATCCTCAGAGGACTAAACGAAGAAGTCAACGACGGCCACCACACCTCCGACCTACAAAGAAAACTTGTCAAGAAAACCAAGGCCGTACACACCGTAATAATCCTCGACGACATCGACTTCCTGCTCCTGAACGACGGTGACGACCTCCTCTACTTCCTCACCAGGATGGAAACACGAAACAGCGTAGATCTAGTACTCATCTCCTCCAACCACACCGGACTCGAATCACAAATCGAGGAACGAACCTACAGCAGCCTCCAACCCAGAAGAATCAGCTTCGAACCCTACACCGCAGAAGAAGCATACCAGGTCCTCGTCGAAAGAGCTCAGAAAGCACTTGTCGACCAAAGCCTCCAGAAAGCCGCGTTAACCTACATCACCTCCACTACCCAGAACATATCTGTCGCACTACACTGGCTGAAACACGCAGCCGAAACCACGGAATCAGTCATCACAGAATCCCACGTCCAGCAAGTGCAGGAGAAAGCCTACGAGAAGTACGCCGCACACCTCCTCAACCAGTTCACAGAACACCACCGTCTGCTCTACCAGGCAGTACAGGAACTCGACGTCGAAGAAAACACGATACGAACCGGAGAAATCTACACACGATACGAAGAACTCTGTAAAACCTACAACGAGAACACATTGTCCAAACGCCGGCTCAGCGACTACCTCAAACAATTGGAACTACTCGACTTGATTGAAGCAGAATACCACTACGGCGGCAGCAACGGCAAAACACGAGACGTGAAACTCACCACGTTGTAA